A part of Rattus rattus isolate New Zealand chromosome 4, Rrattus_CSIRO_v1, whole genome shotgun sequence genomic DNA contains:
- the LOC116898875 gene encoding OX-2 membrane glycoprotein isoform X3: MMRVATCVSSTCLDLGRSPGQLALLSMPIVHLHYNYFEDHLNITCSATARPAPAISWKGTGSGIENSTESHSHSNGTTSVTSILRVKDPKTQVGKEVICQVLYLGNVIDYKQSLDKGFWFSVPLLLSIVSLVILLVLISILLYWKRHRNQERGESSQGMQRMK, encoded by the exons ATGATGAGGGTTGCTACATGTGTCTCTTCAACATGTTTGGATCTGGGAAGGTCTCCGGGACAGCTTGCCTTACTCTCTATG CCCATAGTACACCTTCACTACAACTATTTTGAAGACCACCTAAACATCACGTGCTCTGCAACTGCCCGCCCAGCCCCTGCCATCTCCTGGAAGGGCACTGGGTCAGGAATTGAGAATAGTACTGAGAGTCACTCGCATTCAAATGGGACTACATCTGTCACTAGCATCCTCCGGGTCAAAGACCCCAAAACCCAGGTTGGAAAGGAAGTGATCTGCCAGGTTTTATACTTGGGGAATGTGATTGACTACAAGCAGAGTCTGGACAAAG GATTTTGGTTTTCAGTCCCACTGCTGCTGAGCATTGTTTCTCTGGTAATTCTTCTGGTCTTGATCTCCATCTTATTATACTGGAAACGGCACCGAAATCAGGAGCGGGGTGAGTCATCACAGGGGATGCAAAGAATGAAATAA
- the LOC116898875 gene encoding OX-2 membrane glycoprotein isoform X2, which yields MVTYSKAHGVVIQPTYKDRINITELGLLNTSITFWNTTLDDEGCYMCLFNMFGSGKVSGTACLTLYVQPIVHLHYNYFEDHLNITCSATARPAPAISWKGTGSGIENSTESHSHSNGTTSVTSILRVKDPKTQVGKEVICQVLYLGNVIDYKQSLDKGFWFSVPLLLSIVSLVILLVLISILLYWKRHRNQERGESSQGMQRMK from the exons ATGGTCACTTACAGCAAAGCCCATGGGGTTGTCATTCAGCCCACCTACAAAGATAGGATAAACATTACTGAGCTGGGACTCTTGAACACGAGCATCACCTTCTGGAACACAACCCTGGATGATGAGGGTTGCTACATGTGTCTCTTCAACATGTTTGGATCTGGGAAGGTCTCCGGGACAGCTTGCCTTACTCTCTATG TACAGCCCATAGTACACCTTCACTACAACTATTTTGAAGACCACCTAAACATCACGTGCTCTGCAACTGCCCGCCCAGCCCCTGCCATCTCCTGGAAGGGCACTGGGTCAGGAATTGAGAATAGTACTGAGAGTCACTCGCATTCAAATGGGACTACATCTGTCACTAGCATCCTCCGGGTCAAAGACCCCAAAACCCAGGTTGGAAAGGAAGTGATCTGCCAGGTTTTATACTTGGGGAATGTGATTGACTACAAGCAGAGTCTGGACAAAG GATTTTGGTTTTCAGTCCCACTGCTGCTGAGCATTGTTTCTCTGGTAATTCTTCTGGTCTTGATCTCCATCTTATTATACTGGAAACGGCACCGAAATCAGGAGCGGGGTGAGTCATCACAGGGGATGCAAAGAATGAAATAA